The Macrobrachium nipponense isolate FS-2020 chromosome 13, ASM1510439v2, whole genome shotgun sequence genome has a window encoding:
- the LOC135225701 gene encoding gonadotropin-releasing hormone receptor-like: MDGIIEASDLGIDYETTLPTETCDYFYDVEASLMNASCYQPTPKFTEESEIKGLVLGIMAALSFVGNTATIISIIIVKHKKRMKSSVYILICHLSVADLFVTFACITTESIWTFTVQWLGGNFLCKFLKYLQLFSLHLSTFILVLIGLDRYYAVKYPMRRSDIQKRIGYGIAFVYFLSAVFSIPQLLVFHVLKGPFPEEFYQCVTYGLYTAKWQEQLYMTFGLVCMFILPLTILTVTYVMTFITLKKSEKIFKCERTTLGNTCPEFHRRRLLRKAKMKALKISVIIVLAFIICWTPYYTLMIISMIFDADNIVFKKLQSRIFSFGMSNSLVNPIIYGAFHLCHCKRKRGSVRVVQPRRYH; encoded by the exons ATGGACGGAATTATAGAAGCCTCTGATCTAGGAATAGATTACGAAACCACGTTACCAACAGAAACGTGCGACTATTTCTACGACGTGGAAGCGTCGCTCATGAACGCCTCCTGCTACCAACCAACTCCCAAGTTCACGGAGGAATCTGAGATCAAAGGCTTAGTGCTGGGAATCATGGCAGCTCTCTCATTCGTCGGCAATACAGCTACTATCATAAGCATTATTATAGTTAAGCACAAGAAGCGCATGAAGTCATCCGTGTACATTCTCATCTGCCATTTGTCTGTGGCAGACCTCTTCGTGACTTTCGCTTGTATAACGACCGAGTCTATCTGGACGTTCACTGTCCAGTGGCTGGGTGGGAACTTCCTCTGCAAGTTTCTGAAGTATCTGCAGCTGTTCAGCTTGCACCTTTCGACGTTTATTCTCGTTCTGATCGGCTTGGACCGCTACTATGCTGTGAAGTATCCCATGAGAAGGTCTGACATACAGAAACGCATTGGATATGGCATCGCTTTTGTCTATTTCCTGAGTGCAGTGTTCAGCATACCCCAG CTGCTGGTGTTTCATGTTTTGAAGGGTCCTTTCCCCGAAGAGTTTTATCAGTGTGTGACTTACGGACTGTACACAGCAAAGTGGCAAGAACAGTTATACATGACTTTTGGTCTAGTGTGCATGTTCATCCTGCCCTTGACAATACTCACCGTCACTTACGTCATGACGTTCATCACTTTGAAAA aaagtgaaaaaatctTCAAATGTGAGCGTACAACTTTGGGAAACACTTGTCCAGAATTTCACCGTCGACGGCTTTTGAGAAAAGCAAAGATGAAAGCACTAAAGATCTCTGTGATTATTGTCTTGGCATTCATTATTTGCTGGACTCCATACTACACACTGATGATCATCTCTATGATTTTTGATGCTGATAACATT GTATTCAAGAAACTTCAGAGCAGAATATTTTCTTTTGGGATGTCCAATAGTCTGGTTAACCCTATAATTTATGGCGCATTTCATCTTTGCCATTGTAAACGAAAACGAGGTTCAGTAAGAGTAGTCCAGCCAAGAAG